One genomic segment of Raphanus sativus cultivar WK10039 unplaced genomic scaffold, ASM80110v3 Scaffold0453, whole genome shotgun sequence includes these proteins:
- the LOC108821635 gene encoding iron-sulfur cluster assembly protein 2-like isoform X3 produces MMLKQTAKKTFLGLRSSTAGRRFYHENVIDHFENPRNVGSFKRDDPDVGTGLVGSPACGDLMTLQIKVDESGHITDSRFKTFGCGAAIAASSVASEWIKGKTVSEVMTIKNANTSVL; encoded by the exons ATGATGCTGAAGCAAACTGCGAAAAAGACTTTTCTAGGGCTACGGAGTTCGACGGCGGGGCGCCGATTCTACCACGAGAATGTAATAGATCACTTTGAAAATCCTAGGAATGTTGGGTCCTTCAAGAGGGACGATCCTGACGTAGGCACAGGATTGGTTGGATCTCCTGCCTGCGGGGACTTGATGACCCTCCAGATTAAGGTCGATGAGTCCGGTCACATCACTGATTCTCGATTCAAGACCTTTGGCTGCGGAGCCGCCATCGCCGCTTCTTCCGTCG cttCTGAATGGATCAAGGGCAAAACGGTATCGGAAGTTATGACCATTAAGAACGC TAATACTAGTGTGCTCTAA
- the LOC108821635 gene encoding iron-sulfur cluster assembly protein 2-like isoform X1 has protein sequence MMLKQTAKKTFLGLRSSTAGRRFYHENVIDHFENPRNVGSFKRDDPDVGTGLVGSPACGDLMTLQIKVDESGHITDSRFKTFGCGAAIAASSVASEWIKGKTVSEVMTIKNACIAVCLLRTPSSPPSKTTRRRKQLPMPPWLDSTDDDL, from the exons ATGATGCTGAAGCAAACTGCGAAAAAGACTTTTCTAGGGCTACGGAGTTCGACGGCGGGGCGCCGATTCTACCACGAGAATGTAATAGATCACTTTGAAAATCCTAGGAATGTTGGGTCCTTCAAGAGGGACGATCCTGACGTAGGCACAGGATTGGTTGGATCTCCTGCCTGCGGGGACTTGATGACCCTCCAGATTAAGGTCGATGAGTCCGGTCACATCACTGATTCTCGATTCAAGACCTTTGGCTGCGGAGCCGCCATCGCCGCTTCTTCCGTCG cttCTGAATGGATCAAGGGCAAAACGGTATCGGAAGTTATGACCATTAAGAACGC CTGCATTGCAGTATGCTTGCTGAGGACGCCATCAAGTCCGCCGTCCAAAACTACAAGGAGAAGAAAGCAATTGCCGATGCCTCCGTGGCTTGATTCTACGGATGATGATCTATGA
- the LOC108821635 gene encoding iron-sulfur cluster assembly protein 2-like isoform X2, with amino-acid sequence MMLKQTAKKTFLGLRSSTAGRRFYHENVIDHFENPRNVGSFKRDDPDVGTGLVGSPACGDLMTLQIKVDESGHITDSRFKTFGCGAAIAASSVASEWIKGKTVSEVMTIKNAMLAEDAIKSAVQNYKEKKAIADASVA; translated from the exons ATGATGCTGAAGCAAACTGCGAAAAAGACTTTTCTAGGGCTACGGAGTTCGACGGCGGGGCGCCGATTCTACCACGAGAATGTAATAGATCACTTTGAAAATCCTAGGAATGTTGGGTCCTTCAAGAGGGACGATCCTGACGTAGGCACAGGATTGGTTGGATCTCCTGCCTGCGGGGACTTGATGACCCTCCAGATTAAGGTCGATGAGTCCGGTCACATCACTGATTCTCGATTCAAGACCTTTGGCTGCGGAGCCGCCATCGCCGCTTCTTCCGTCG cttCTGAATGGATCAAGGGCAAAACGGTATCGGAAGTTATGACCATTAAGAACGC TATGCTTGCTGAGGACGCCATCAAGTCCGCCGTCCAAAACTACAAGGAGAAGAAAGCAATTGCCGATGCCTCCGTGGCTTGA